The sequence CGCCGCCAAATATTTTGATATGACCGGCACCATTTTCTTTAAAAAGATCGTACATATATTTAAAAAACTCCATGTGGCCGCCCTGGTAGGAAGTGATGGCCACTGCCTGTGCATCTTCCTGAATGGCACAGTCTACGATATCCTGCACGGAGCGGTCGTGCCCGAGATGAATCACCTCGGCACCCGAAGCCTGGATGATGCGCCGCATAACGTTGATGGCGGCATCATGTCCATCGAACAAAGAAGCTGCTGTAACGATGCGGATTTTATTTTTGGGTTTATAGGTCTTGGATTGTTGCATCTGAAGTTGTTTTTTAAGTTATTAATGAACAAAGATAAATTTATTTGAAAAAGGAAATGTCGGCAGAATGCAGGATGGGTAAAATGTAATTAATCAAATCGCATGAAGAAAAGACGCCAGATCGGACGTCTTTACAATATTGAATAAAATTGGTTCCATTTGAATTAGAGACGCCAGATTGGACGTCTTTACAAAACTGAATAAAAACGAGGTGTCGCTCCTACGGAGCTTTGTTTGTCGTGGACATTCCGTTCTACCATAATGTCGCTCCTACGGTGCTTTTCTTTTAAAATTCTCGGTGATGGGTTTTTGTTGGTAACAGCCTCGTAGAGGCGGTATTATGGTAGAAATCCATTAACGAACCGGTTAATAGCCTCGTGGAGGCGACATTATGGTTGTTGAATTTTAATTTTACCTCAATAAAAACGAGGTGTCGCACCTACGGAGCCTTGCTTACCGGTGATGTTTTTTTCTACCAATATTTGTTTGCTACAGAGCTTTCGCAGCTTTACAATAATTTACCCCGGATGATAGAAAAATGATTTTCCTACATTTGCCCGTTACCGAAATTATAAAAATTAAGATGGCAAAATACGGAAAATGGATAGGCGGTGGACTGGGCTGGGCTTTGGGAGGCCCCATCGGCGCTTTGTTAGGATTTTTATTTGGGTCGATGTTCGACGGTGCTACCTCTGGCGCCGAAAGCTGGCTGCCACCTCCCGGTAAAGGAACCTCCACGCAGACCGGTGGTTACCGGCAGCAAACTTACGGACGCCCACAAACACAAACCGGCGACTTCCTGATGAGTCTGATGATTCTGGCAGCCGCCGTAATGAAGGCCGACAACCGCGTGTTGAAGTCGGAGCTGGAGTATGTGCGCAGCTTCCTGCGCAGCCAGTTCAGCGAAGAGGTGACGCAACAAAACATCCTAATGCTGCGCCGGATCTTAGAGACTGATTATGATCTTTCGGCGGTGGCACGCCAGGTAGGCCGCTTCATGGATCAGGCATCACGATTGCAACTGCTGCACTTCCTGTTTGGAATCGCTCAGGCCGACGGCCATAGTCACCCTAAAGAAGTAGAGGTAATCCAGCGAATTGCCCAACTCATGGGCATCAGCCAAAGCGATTTCGACTCGATCAAGGCGATGTTTGTTAAGGATCAGTATCGCAATTTTACAATCCTTGAAATCACCCCCGACGCAAGCGATGAGGAGATCAAAAAAGCTTATCGCAAAATGGCTGTGAAATATCATCCCGACAAGGTGGCACATCTGGGCGAAGATATTCAGGAAGCCGCCAAACGGAAATTCCAGGAACTCAACAACGCCTACAGCGAGCTGCGTAAGGAGAGAGGGATTGTATAGTTCGCAAGGCGGAAGACGCTTGGCGCATGGCGCATGGCGCGGAGAGCAAAGAGCATAGCGTGAAGAAAACAGCACGTGGTTCCTTGCAGGGCTGGCAACCTATCCGTGGGTTCACAGCCCTGCATCCTATTATTATTTGAATATCGAACCGCAGATTATCGGATTTTGAATGCTTGGCGCATGGCACCCGTGAAATAGAATCAAAAGCATTCACATTAGATGCTAAACTTTTTGTACACCTTGCTCTCCGCGCCATGCGCCATGCTCTTTGCAAACTGCTATTCAAAACCAACACAAACGCACAAATGCTTCGAGCTACAACCATATTTTACCTAATTTTGCCAGCAACAAATTTTAACAATTAACAGTCTACAATTCATTTTTATATGAAACGATTTTACTTCCTGCCATTCCTCTTGCTGATGCTTCCGCTTGTAATGGTTCAACAGAATTTAGTAGCTCAAAACAAAGAAAGACCCGCCACACTGAAGCACTACATGGGTCCGGAAGAGGCCAAACTAAAGCATCTGATCGGGAAAGACGCCCGTGCTACCGACCCACCACCGGCACCGGTTACCAACATTGCCGAGTTTGATAAAATGCAGTCGGTATTGATTCGCTACAGCTTTGGAATCCCATACAATCTGATAGCTGCTATGTCGCAAAAATGTGGGGTGACCACACTGATAGCCCATGACAGCCTGCAAACTTACGTCACCAACAAATACATTCAGAACGGCGTCAACCTGGACAATTGCGATTTCATCATCGCTCCCTCCGACAGCTACTGGACGCGCGACTACGGCCCCTGGTTTGTTTTTGATGGCAACGACGAGATGGGCATCGTCGATTTTACTTACAACCGTCCCCGACCCAACGATAATGCAGTTCCCGCCAAAGTAGCGCAATTTATGGATGTTAACCTTTTTGCAATGAACATCAGCACCTGTGGTGGCAACTATATGTCCGACGGTATGGGCATCGCAGCCGCAACAGATTTGACATGGCAGGAAAATCCGCAATACACCCACCAGCAAATCGACGATATCTTTATGAATTTTCTTGGTATCGAAACGTACCATGTGGTGGATGATCCCAACAATACCTACATCGACCACATCGACTGCTGGGGGAAATTTCTCGACGTCAACAAAGTGATGATCCGTTCGGTGCCGTCGAGCCATCCGCAATACAATGCGATAGAAGCTGCTGCCGATTATTTTGCACAACAGATATCTTCATACGGAACACCGTTTGAGGTTTACAGGGTTTACACACCCAACAATCAGCCCTACTCCAATTCTTTGATTCTGAACGAACGCGTTTATGTGCCCTTTATGAATTCACAATGGGATGCAGCGGCATTGGCCAGCTATCAGGAAGCCATGCCGGGCTACGAAGTGATGGGTTTTACGGGCAGTTGGGAATCGACCGATGCTTTGCACTGCCGCACCAAAGGCCTCGCAGACCTCAACCAGGTACACATCCGCCACGTTCCGCTTTCGGGAAACTTACCTTACCAAAACAGCTACACCGTCGATGCTACAATAAAAGCTTTTAGCGGAAGCGAACTAAATCCAGATTCGGTTTTGATTTTTCATCGTGCCAACGAAGGTGCCTGGGAAACAACACCGATAACCAACACCGGCGGACAACAGTGGAGTGGCGATATTCCTGAAGCTGCTTCGGGCAGCCTCATAGAATACTATCTTTTCGCTGCTGATCAGGCCGACAACCGCATCACACATCCTTTTATCGGCGCACCCGACCCACATTTTTTCTTTGTGGATGAACAGGCTTTTGCACAAATAAGTGTGACGCCGGATAGCCTCAGCGCAATTTTACCTCCCGGTGGCACCTGCCAGAGAACGCTAAACATTATCAATCTCGGTGAGATCCCTCTTAATTACATCCTTACCACCAACACTGCAATGTTTGAAGATTTGACCGTGGAAGTTGCCGACAGTCCGCAGGCCACAGCTTACAATTACAACACCTGGGACGAGTCTGGCTGGATAGAGTTTCAAGTAGAAGGAATCCAAATACTACAGGATGTTACAGTAAGTTATAACTGGATTACTGACAACCATC comes from Bacteroidales bacterium and encodes:
- a CDS encoding TerB family tellurite resistance protein, with protein sequence MIFLHLPVTEIIKIKMAKYGKWIGGGLGWALGGPIGALLGFLFGSMFDGATSGAESWLPPPGKGTSTQTGGYRQQTYGRPQTQTGDFLMSLMILAAAVMKADNRVLKSELEYVRSFLRSQFSEEVTQQNILMLRRILETDYDLSAVARQVGRFMDQASRLQLLHFLFGIAQADGHSHPKEVEVIQRIAQLMGISQSDFDSIKAMFVKDQYRNFTILEITPDASDEEIKKAYRKMAVKYHPDKVAHLGEDIQEAAKRKFQELNNAYSELRKERGIV
- a CDS encoding agmatine deiminase family protein, coding for MKRFYFLPFLLLMLPLVMVQQNLVAQNKERPATLKHYMGPEEAKLKHLIGKDARATDPPPAPVTNIAEFDKMQSVLIRYSFGIPYNLIAAMSQKCGVTTLIAHDSLQTYVTNKYIQNGVNLDNCDFIIAPSDSYWTRDYGPWFVFDGNDEMGIVDFTYNRPRPNDNAVPAKVAQFMDVNLFAMNISTCGGNYMSDGMGIAAATDLTWQENPQYTHQQIDDIFMNFLGIETYHVVDDPNNTYIDHIDCWGKFLDVNKVMIRSVPSSHPQYNAIEAAADYFAQQISSYGTPFEVYRVYTPNNQPYSNSLILNERVYVPFMNSQWDAAALASYQEAMPGYEVMGFTGSWESTDALHCRTKGLADLNQVHIRHVPLSGNLPYQNSYTVDATIKAFSGSELNPDSVLIFHRANEGAWETTPITNTGGQQWSGDIPEAASGSLIEYYLFAADQADNRITHPFIGAPDPHFFFVDEQAFAQISVTPDSLSAILPPGGTCQRTLNIINLGEIPLNYILTTNTAMFEDLTVEVADSPQATAYNYNTWDESGWIEFQVEGIQILQDVTVSYNWITDNHPEDGSLHLMSPQGTHTVVAAGQPSGNYVQMVSDFMNEQGDGTWRMWIEDSYGDGGCRATNIEVTFTSNVNTFPWIYGGPIQGTLGPLQIAAISIPFNAGDLLPGIYEGSVDIASNDPIHPLLIIPVTLQVLAPGYAVCQPDTLWILEEEQLYEGVTATVFNPSGASVTIEEITGSGQLDWTIRDLSDELPHTIQPGEQLTFNVKLDVIMPEVNMVYDYLNVVTSEGVVIQNIAIDWDLMINIDNPIAKSVSCYPNPFASRLTIDLNSSAVKSVRILDFNGKTVKTFTREELSQNKVVWNTRTSAGIATNGVYFVEVASDGKKEIFKVLKTE